The Providencia rettgeri genome includes a window with the following:
- a CDS encoding Family of uncharacterised function (DUF490), which translates to MRWLKWLKWTSLSILLILVLVVAALSWVIGTQSGLHFALNTATRFVPELTIDKINGDISDLTLSGVKYQMPGVDVNAGKLNLAVRLGCLTSRELCVDNLGTENVTVTVDTTQFPPSEETPPSEPLTELKAPLTIRLNQLALVSTHVNVDGMDIDLAKFTTGATWEGKTITIIPTDIIDLAINLPETKSDAVVEEKQPDPTPINEQKSLADELKALFSKPLLAELPEVILPVDLNVDGINASNFQLTGATDLKINQLHLSLSNEGQQVLVKQLKVDAPQGNIALSGSATLQDKWPVSLSVVGESRLEDLNGQKIDLSLKGGLIDELKLALNLHGPINAKLDAETDLSQADLPILLTLESDKLTWPLVGEAQYQLDGTRLRLNGRPSAYDMSVRSAITGQDLPPSTLLLDAKGNEEQINLTRLRLAALQGHADITGVADWSKAISWNAVLTLSGINTAKQYPEWPAKVEGKIATRGSLYGGSWQLDIPEIVLDGNVKNNLLKARGKAKGNAAGQWDIPNFNLALGKNHVDVKGSLADKWNLDAKINAPALNGLLPGLGGVIAGDVKLRGNLQTPEALVDLTARGVKWQDDLAIENVVIKGNVATGEQIKGDLSVVLRQLKQGDLVVNNLTLDAKGSEKQHSLKLNMKGEPVSGQLALAGSFDRQTEVWKGNLTNTLFDTVVGEWRLNQAMSLNYANQTQEVTIGSHCWVNPNARLCVPKPIKAGKSGSADIVLERFDLAMIKPFMPQDTRVSGVFTGKANAIWKADGSMPQVKLDLRGNDVKAVQFVDGTRLPIAFDTLTLSAGLKNGKADLNWLFGLTNNGQMRGNIQISDIENRRLLSGNVEINSVTLDLIKPLLGQKEVANGRLSANLRLGGAANNPLLNGNLALSSLEVRSAMIPFDIKSGHLGINFNGTSSVMNGQINTPEGYLNIDGDADWRNVNAWRAKVMARGNNLRVSLPPMIQIDVQPDIVFDASPSVLTLNGTVNIPWARITVQELPESAVSPSSDVVMLDSNLQPIEQKAPSIPIQTNLDIKIGNDVRLDAFGLKARLTGLLKVVQNIHGLHINGQVDIPAGRFRAYGQDLIVRKGQIQFSGPADQPFLNLEAIRNPDNTADGVIAGVKVTGLADKPKVEIFSEPAKTQQEALSYLLRGEGLDSGDANGSQMTSMLIGLGVAQSGQLVGKIGETFGSL; encoded by the coding sequence ATGAGGTGGTTGAAGTGGCTAAAATGGACCAGTCTTTCCATTTTATTAATTCTTGTTCTGGTTGTTGCCGCACTCAGTTGGGTGATTGGAACGCAATCAGGTCTTCACTTTGCATTAAATACAGCGACACGTTTTGTTCCTGAATTAACCATTGATAAAATTAACGGTGATATTAGTGACTTAACGCTAAGTGGCGTTAAATATCAAATGCCAGGCGTTGATGTTAATGCGGGGAAATTAAATTTAGCGGTACGTCTAGGTTGTTTAACAAGCCGTGAGCTATGTGTCGACAACTTAGGCACGGAAAATGTCACTGTGACTGTCGATACCACCCAATTCCCCCCTTCAGAAGAAACGCCACCATCTGAACCATTGACTGAACTCAAGGCGCCTTTGACCATTCGTTTGAATCAATTGGCTTTGGTTTCAACGCACGTCAATGTGGATGGTATGGATATTGATTTAGCGAAATTTACCACAGGAGCAACGTGGGAAGGGAAAACGATTACTATCATTCCAACTGATATCATTGATTTAGCGATTAATTTACCTGAAACCAAATCAGATGCCGTCGTTGAAGAGAAACAGCCAGACCCAACGCCGATCAACGAACAAAAATCATTGGCAGACGAATTAAAAGCACTATTTTCTAAACCGTTACTCGCTGAATTACCAGAAGTTATTTTACCTGTTGATTTAAATGTTGATGGCATTAATGCTTCGAATTTTCAGTTAACGGGGGCGACTGATCTTAAAATTAACCAATTGCACCTGAGTCTTTCAAATGAAGGACAACAAGTCCTCGTTAAACAGTTAAAAGTCGATGCACCGCAGGGGAATATTGCGTTATCTGGCTCGGCAACTTTGCAAGATAAATGGCCAGTCTCATTATCAGTCGTGGGGGAAAGCCGTTTAGAAGATTTAAATGGGCAAAAAATAGACCTCTCCTTAAAAGGCGGTTTGATTGATGAACTAAAATTGGCCTTGAACTTACATGGGCCAATTAATGCAAAATTAGATGCAGAAACGGATTTGTCACAAGCAGACTTACCTATTTTGCTTACACTAGAAAGCGATAAGTTAACGTGGCCGTTAGTGGGGGAAGCACAATACCAACTCGATGGGACACGTCTGCGTCTAAATGGCCGACCGTCAGCTTATGACATGTCTGTACGTTCAGCTATCACTGGGCAGGATTTACCACCTTCGACCTTGCTATTAGATGCGAAAGGTAATGAAGAGCAAATTAATTTAACTCGCTTACGTTTAGCTGCTTTGCAAGGTCATGCTGATATTACTGGCGTTGCGGACTGGAGCAAGGCAATTAGTTGGAATGCAGTATTGACCCTTTCAGGTATTAATACTGCCAAACAGTACCCTGAATGGCCTGCTAAAGTGGAAGGTAAAATTGCCACGCGCGGAAGTTTATACGGCGGTAGTTGGCAGTTGGATATTCCTGAAATTGTTTTAGACGGCAATGTTAAAAATAACCTCTTAAAAGCGCGCGGTAAAGCCAAAGGTAACGCAGCTGGTCAATGGGATATTCCAAACTTTAATTTGGCACTGGGTAAAAACCATGTCGATGTAAAAGGCTCTCTTGCCGATAAATGGAACCTTGATGCCAAAATTAATGCCCCTGCTCTCAATGGCTTGCTACCCGGCTTAGGGGGAGTGATTGCCGGTGATGTGAAATTGCGTGGTAATTTACAGACACCTGAAGCCCTTGTTGACCTTACGGCACGCGGCGTGAAGTGGCAAGATGATCTTGCTATCGAGAATGTTGTTATCAAAGGAAATGTAGCAACAGGCGAGCAAATTAAAGGGGATTTATCCGTTGTTCTTCGTCAGTTGAAACAAGGTGATCTTGTCGTCAATAACCTGACTTTAGATGCGAAAGGAAGTGAAAAACAGCACTCGCTCAAGTTGAACATGAAGGGTGAACCGGTTTCTGGACAATTAGCATTAGCAGGTAGTTTTGACCGGCAGACTGAAGTGTGGAAAGGGAATTTAACCAATACCTTATTTGATACGGTGGTGGGTGAATGGCGCTTAAACCAAGCGATGTCACTCAATTATGCTAACCAAACGCAAGAAGTGACTATCGGCAGCCATTGTTGGGTCAACCCGAATGCCCGTTTGTGTGTACCAAAACCGATTAAAGCAGGTAAAAGTGGTAGCGCAGATATCGTGCTAGAACGTTTTGACCTCGCGATGATCAAACCGTTTATGCCACAAGATACTCGAGTCAGCGGCGTATTTACGGGTAAAGCTAATGCGATTTGGAAAGCAGATGGCAGTATGCCGCAAGTGAAGTTGGACTTGCGAGGAAATGATGTCAAAGCGGTTCAGTTTGTGGATGGCACTCGTTTACCTATTGCTTTTGATACCTTAACGTTAAGCGCGGGCTTGAAAAATGGCAAGGCAGACCTTAACTGGTTGTTTGGGCTAACGAATAATGGCCAAATGCGCGGCAATATTCAAATTTCTGATATTGAAAATCGCCGCTTACTGTCGGGTAATGTTGAAATCAATTCAGTGACATTAGATTTAATCAAGCCGTTGCTGGGCCAGAAGGAAGTGGCGAATGGGCGCTTGAGTGCGAACTTACGTTTAGGTGGGGCAGCGAATAACCCATTATTAAATGGTAATTTAGCGCTTTCGAGCTTAGAAGTGAGATCGGCAATGATCCCGTTTGATATCAAAAGTGGTCATTTAGGTATTAATTTCAACGGCACAAGCTCAGTAATGAATGGTCAGATAAACACGCCAGAAGGCTATCTGAACATTGATGGTGATGCAGATTGGCGCAATGTTAATGCATGGCGTGCAAAAGTCATGGCACGAGGTAATAACCTTCGAGTTTCTTTACCGCCGATGATCCAAATTGATGTTCAACCGGACATTGTATTTGATGCATCACCTTCGGTACTCACGCTAAACGGTACCGTCAATATTCCGTGGGCACGAATTACTGTTCAAGAACTCCCTGAGTCGGCGGTAAGCCCATCATCGGATGTGGTGATGCTAGATAGCAACCTGCAGCCAATTGAACAAAAAGCGCCGTCCATTCCTATTCAGACCAATTTAGATATTAAAATTGGTAATGATGTCCGATTGGATGCGTTTGGCTTAAAAGCGCGCCTGACGGGTTTATTGAAAGTGGTTCAGAATATCCATGGTCTGCACATTAATGGCCAAGTGGATATTCCAGCCGGTCGTTTCCGTGCTTATGGGCAAGATTTGATTGTCCGTAAAGGCCAAATTCAATTCTCAGGCCCTGCGGACCAACCATTCTTAAACTTAGAAGCCATTCGTAACCCAGACAACACGGCAGATGGCGTGATTGCTGGGGTGAAGGTCACAGGGCTTGCGGATAAACCGAAAGTAGAAATATTCTCTGAACCGGCGAAAACACAACAAGAAGCGCTGTCTTATTTATTAAGAGGAGAGGGCTTAGATAGTGGAGACGCAAATGGTTCACAAATGACATCTATGTTAATAGGCTTAGGTGTAGCACAAAGTGGGCAACTCGTGGGTAAAATAGGTGAGACATTTGGGAGTCTCTGA